In a single window of the Cervus elaphus chromosome 1, mCerEla1.1, whole genome shotgun sequence genome:
- the LOC122700613 gene encoding olfactory receptor 8H1-like — translation MGRRNITHVSDFILMGLTDSEEIRLVLCTLFLLIYLIAVLGNVGMILIIRLDSQLNIPMYILLSHLSFLDLSYSSVITPKTLDNLLTSNKYISHLNCFIQMNFFIFLAATECFLLSSMAYDRYVAICDPLHYLAVMSTRRCCSILFGSYLIGFMDAFVNVLCMSRLHFCDSNVIYHFFCETPPIVALSCTDTHAIEIIISTFAGSTLLVSLIMVSASHVAILSTILKITSTSGKQKAFSTCASHLLAVIVFYGTTIFTYAKPSKSYSLGKDHVASVFYTIVIPMLNPLIYSLGNKEVKNSLRRVMQKRKGPKQLK, via the coding sequence ATGGGCAGAAGGAATATCACACATGTGTCTGACTTCATCCTCATGGGACTGACAGACTCTGAAGAGATCCGGCTGGTCCTCTGCACCCTCTTTCTCCTGATATACCTGATCGCTGTGCTGGGCAATGTGGGGATGATCCTGATAATCCGCCTGGATTCCCAGCTTAACATTCCTATGTATATTTTGCTCAGTCACTTGTCATTTCTTGACCTCAGCTACTCAAGTGTCATCACCCCTAAAACCTTAGACAACTTACTGACTTCCAACAAGTATATCTCACACCTGAACTGCTTCATCCAGATGAATTTTTTTATCTTCTTGGCTGCCACTGaatgtttccttctctcctccatgGCCTATGATCGCTATGTAGCCATCTGCGACCCTCTGCATTACCTGGCTGTTATGTCCACTAGACGCTGCTGCTCCATACTTTTTGGATCTTATTTGATTGGCTTTATGGACGCCTTTGTCAATGTGCTTTGCATGAGCAGATTGCATTTCTGTGACTCCAATGTAATCTATCACTTTTTCTGTGAGACACCCCCGATCGTAGCGCTGTCCTGCACTGACACGCACGCCATTGAAATCATTATATCCACATTTGCTGGCTCCACTCTACTGGTGTCTCTTATCATGGTGTCTGCATCCCATGTGGCCATCTTGTCTACCATCCTGAAAATTACTTCCACTTCAGGGAAACAAAAAGCCTTCTCTACTTGTGCCTCCCATCTCCTGGCAGTCATCGTCTTTTATGGCACTACAATTTTTACATATGCAAAACCAAGtaagtcctactctttgggaaAGGATCATGTGGCTTCTGTGTTTTATACTATTGTCATCCCCATGTTAAATCCACTCATATATAGTCTTGGaaacaaagaagtgaaaaattcTCTCAGAAGAGTCATGCAGAAGAGAAAAGGCCCCAAACAATTAAAATAA
- the LOC122703224 gene encoding olfactory receptor 5G3-like: MEDQNQTAVTEFLFLGLTDHLYLQIVLFFFLLFVYLATLGGNLGMITLIWIDPRLHTPMYLFLSHLSFVDLCSSSSIAPKMLCDFFANQRSISFMGCAAQMFSFGLFVATECFLLASMAYDWYMAICKPLLYTLIMSQRVCVQLVIGPYAVALVSTMTHMILTFYLPFCGPNVVNHFFCDISPLLSLACTDTSVIKCILFTLAGAIGVLSGLIIMISYVCILVAILRIQTADGRRKAFSTCSSQLAVVSILYGTLFFVYVRPSSSSSLDICKVISLFYTVLTPMLNPLIYSLRNKEVKNSFSRRFERKTIFKGG; encoded by the coding sequence ATGGAAGATCAGAATCAGACAGCAGtgactgaatttcttttcttgggcctcACAGATCATCTCTATCTGCAGattgtcctctttttctttcttctttttgtctaTCTTGCCACTCTGGGTGGTAACTTGGGGATGATCACTCTCATATGGATTGATCCCAGACTCCACACTCCTATGTACCTTTTTCTTAGTCACTTGTCCTTTGTAGACTTGTGTTCCTCTTCTTCCATTGCCCCCAAGATGCTGTGTGATTTCTTTGCAAATCAAAGAAGCATCTCCTTCATGGGTTGTGCTGCACAGATGTTTTCCTTTGGTCTTTTTGTGGCCACTGAATGTTTCCTGCTGGCTTCCATGGCCTATGATTGGTAtatggccatctgcaagcccttGTTGTACACACTTATTATGTCCCAGAGGGTCTGTGTGCAGCTGGTTATAGGCCCTTATGCTGTGGCTCTTGTAAGCACCATGACCCATATGATTCTCACTTTTTACTTACCCTTCTGTGGTCCAAATGTCGTCAATCACTTTTTCTGTGACATTTCACCACTGCTTTCCCTAGCATGCACAGACACCTCAGTGATTAAATGTATACTTTTCACCTTGGCTGGAGCAATAGGAGTGCTCAGTGGCCTGATCATCATGATCTCCTATGTTTGCATCCTGGTGGCCATCCTGAGGATCCAGACTGCCGATGGGAGGAGGAAAGCTTTCTCTACTTGTTCTTCCCAGCTGGCAGTTGTCTccatcctgtatgggactcttttcTTCGTTTATGTTCGACCTAGCTCAAGTTCCTCCCTAGATATCTGTAAAGTGATTTCCCTCTTTTACACGGTATTAACTCCCATGTTGAACCCTCTTATCTACAGCTTGAGGAACAAAGAGGTGAAGAATTCATTCAGCAGGAGGTTTGaaaggaaaactatttttaaaggtgGATAA